One genomic region from Rhinoraja longicauda isolate Sanriku21f chromosome 36, sRhiLon1.1, whole genome shotgun sequence encodes:
- the neflb gene encoding neurofilament light chain b, whose protein sequence is MSTSSYDSFFHAHRRRYGDTSAPRTYGTAQHFRSGYGGSSKPAYTTYSAPSYAVRKGHSTSSSLMSSMDNFDLSQATVVSSEFRALRTQEKAQLQDLNDRFATFIEKVHELEQQNKVLEAELGLLRQKHGGPSRLKGIYEQELRDLRLALDDAKHERQAAQSERDHLEDTLKSLHSRYEEEVLNREDAEGRLMEARKGSDDAALARAEVEKKIDSLMDEIAFLKKLHEEEIAELQAQIQYAQVTVEVDMAKPDLSSALREIRGQYEKVAAKNMQSAEDWYKSRFAVLSDTVSKDYDATKQAKDEVVEYRRLVKAKTLEIDGVRGMNEALERQLQELDEKQGGEISALQDAISQLENELRTTKNEMGRYLKEYQDLLNVKMALDIEIAAYRKLLEGEETRINYANVGSVTSGYAHTQSSAMFSRPSYTMQSSSYMLSSRPTIFSAYSSSQAEEEVMQQVQAYSAQMEPPADEVDEGEGEDEEGEEEVGEENGEEGEEEEEDGEEEDEAQGEGEVKDKDEEGESEEQEESKEIGDAANGKSAAKVEEKK, encoded by the exons ATGAGCACTTCTAGCTACGACTCCTTCTTCCACGCTCACAGGAGGCGCTATGGCGACACCTCGGCGCCTCGGACCTACGGGACTGCCCAGCATTTCAGGAGCGGCTACGGCGGCAGCTCGAAGCCTGCCTACACGACCTACTCGGCGCCTTCCTACGCCGTGAGGAAAGGCCACAGCACCTCGTCCTCCCTGATGTCCTCGATGGACAACTTCGACCTCAGCCAAGCCACGGTGGTGAGCAGCGAGTTCAGGGCGCTGAGGACACAGGAGAAAGCCCAGCTTCAGGACCTCAACGACCGCTTCGCCACCTTCATCGAGAAGGTGCACGAGTTGGAGCAGcagaacaaggtgctggaggccgAGCTGGGGCTCCTGCGCCAGAAACACGGAGGACCGTCCCGCCTCAAGGGCATCTACGAGCAAGAACTGAGAGACCTGCGACTGGCGTTGGACGATGCTAAACACGAGAGGCAGGCGGCGCAGAGCGAGCGAGACCACCTGGAGGACACATTGAAGAGCCTCCACAGCCGCTACGAGGAAGAGGTGTTGAACCGGGAGGACGCCGAGGGCAGGCTGATGGAGGCCAGGAAGGGCTCGGACGATGCGGCGCTGGCCAGGGCCGAGGTGGAGAAGAAGATAGACAGCCTGATGGACGAGATCGCCTTCCTGAAGAAGCTCCACGAGGAAGAGATCGCCGAGCTCCAGGCCCAGATCCAGTACGCCCAGGTGACCGTGGAGGTGGACATGGCCAAACCCGACCTCTCCTCCGCCCTGAGGGAGATCCGCGGGCAGTACGAGAAGGTGGCAGCCAAGAACATGCAGTCGGCCGAAGACTGGTACAAGAGCCGCTTCGCCGTGCTCAGCGACACCGTGTCCAAGGACTACGATGCCACCAAGCAAGCAAAGGACGAGGTGGTGGAATACCGGCGCTTGGTCAAAGCCAAGACCCTGGAGATCGACGGCGTGAGGGGGATGAACGAGGCGCTGGAAAGGCAGCTGCAGGAACTGGATGAGAAACAAGGCGGGGAGATCAGCGCATTACAG GATGCCATCAGCCAACTGGAGAATGAACTCCGAACCACCAAGAACGAGATGGGCCGCTACCTGAAGGAGTACCAGGACCTTCTGAACGTCAAAATGGCCTTGGACATCGAGATCGCAGCCTACAG GAAACTGCTGGAGGGAGAGGAGACACGGATCAACTATGCCAACGTGGGCAGCGTGACCAGTGGCTATGCCCACACACAGAGTTCCGCCATGTTCAGCCGGCCCAGCTATACCATGCAGAGCAGCTCGTACATGCTCTCCAGCCGGCCCACCATCTTCAGTGCCTACTCCAGCAGCCAGGCTGAGGAGGAGGTCATGCAGCAAGTCCAGGCGTACTCAGCCCAGATGGAGCCTCCAGCAGATGAGGTTGATGAAGGAGAAG GTGAGGatgaggaaggagaagaggaagtTGGAGAGGAAAATGGCgaagaaggagaggaggaggaggaagacggAGAGGAGGAAGATGAGGCCCAAGGAGAGGGCGAAGTGAAGGACAAGGATGAGGAAGGAGAGAGTGAAGAGCAGGAAGAAAGCAAGGAGATTGGAGATGCGGCTAATGGTAAGAGTGCAGCGAAGGTGGAAGAAAAGAAGTAG